From a region of the Sesamum indicum cultivar Zhongzhi No. 13 linkage group LG3, S_indicum_v1.0, whole genome shotgun sequence genome:
- the LOC105159185 gene encoding LOW QUALITY PROTEIN: probable inactive heme oxygenase 2, chloroplastic (The sequence of the model RefSeq protein was modified relative to this genomic sequence to represent the inferred CDS: inserted 2 bases in 1 codon), with amino-acid sequence MAYLSIPATAGNPSASLNFFKYSNVRFFPKSRPDPLLFTNSINSRKISRNGGNPILLQCTKFSSPTLFVSETESEYETEEEYSSTEEYAEGEDGTAPRMVGNGQTPLPVKRQRXRRYRKQYPGEKKGITEEMRFVAMKLRNSGKVKRKNNSAVDGESEEEETGNEGGQEDNPKDGETWQPSMEGFLKYLVDSELVFSTVERIVDESSDVSYVYFRKTGLERSDCISRDLKWLSEQGNVIPEPSNPGITYVQYLEELAEKTPPLFLCHFYNIYFSHIAGGQVIAKQVSRKLLEGRELEFYRWEGDAEELLRAVREKLNALGEHWSRDEKNKCLREATKAFRFLGQIVRLIIL; translated from the exons ATGGCGTACCTCTCTATTCCTGCAACAGCGGGTAACCCCTCAGCTTCtttgaatttcttcaaatattcaaACGTACGGTTCTTCCCCAAATCCCGTCCTGATCCTCTTCTCTTCACAAACTCAATAAACAGTAGGAAGATTTCTAGGAATGGCGGAAATCCAATTCTATTGCAGTGTACAAAATTCAGCTCCCCCACGTTGTTCGTATCAGAAACAGAGAGCGAGTACGAAACAGAGGAGGAGTATAGTTCCACTGAAGAATATGCAGAAGGGGAAGATGGGACAGCGCCAAGAATGGTGGGAAATGGGCAGACGCCGCTGCCGGTGAAGCGGCAGCG CCGGAGGTACAGAAAGCAGTACCCGGGTGAGAAAAAGGGTATAACTGAGGAGATGAGGTTTGTGGCAATGAAACTGAGAAACAGTGGCAAAgtcaagagaaaaaataattctgcTGTTGATGGTGAGAGTGAGGAGGAAGAAACGGGAAATGAGGGTGGGCAAGAGGATAATCCTAAGGATGGCGAGACATGGCAGCCTAGCATGGAGGGTTTTTTGAAGTATCTGGTGGACAGCGAGCTGGTTTTCAGTACAGTTGAACGCATTGTTGATGAGTCCAGTGATGTTTCCT ATGTTTACTTTAGAAAGACAGGATTAGAAAGGTCAGACTGCATTTCCAGGGATTTAAAATGGTTAAGTGAGCAAGGTAATGTGATTCCAGAGCCTAGCAATCCTGGAATTACATACGTGCAATACCTGGAGGAGCTTGCTGAGAAGACTCCACCGCTGTTTCTCTGCCACTtctacaatatttatttctcaCATATTGCCGGTGGGCAGGTCATAGCTAAACAG GTCTCAAGGAAGCTATTAGAAGGAAGAGAACTGGAGTTCTACAGATGGGAGGGAGATGCAGAAGAGTTGTTGAGAGCGGTCCGTGAGAAGCTTAATGCACTTGGAGAG CACTGGTCTAGGGATGAGAAAAACAAATGCTTAAGAGAAGCAACAAAAGCATTCCGTTTTCTGGGGCAGATAGTGCGGTTGATCATACTGTAA